In Lepisosteus oculatus isolate fLepOcu1 chromosome 17, fLepOcu1.hap2, whole genome shotgun sequence, a genomic segment contains:
- the ogfrl1 gene encoding opioid growth factor receptor-like protein 1 isoform X2 — protein sequence MGNLMGSLRYKEPSTVEECDSTWETDSDPEELQPVDDNNMTAEDRLANSSRCGDEENLTSHQFTDARESATKLKRSYYAAKDLYKYRHSYPNYKKPRQPSEFRNLRFYLNKIPLVPDGIFVEEILNKWKGDYEKLEHNHTYIQWLFPLREQGLNFHAQELAQDEIKEFQNTREAKRRFLLAYTVMLDFFGIKLLDKNGNVARAANWQDRFQHLNE from the exons ATGGGAAATCTGATGGGTAGCCTGAGGTACAAGGAGCCAAGCACAGTGGAGGAATGCGACTCGACCTGGGAGACAGACTCCGATCCCGAGGAGCTGCAGCCGGTAGACGACAACAACATGACGGCGGAAGATAGACTAGCGAACTCCTCCAGATGTGGAGATGAAGAAAATCTAACTTCACATCAG TTCACTGATGCACGGGAGTCTGCTACTAAGTTGAAAAGAAGTTATTATGCTGCAAAGGATTTGTATAAGTATCGTCACAGCTACCCG AACTACAAGAAGCCCAGACAGCCCAGTGAATTTCGCAACCTGAGGTTCTATCTGAACAAAATTCCCCTGGTTCCTGATG GCATTTTTGTTGAAGAAATTCTCAACAAGTGGAAAGGTGACTATGAAAAGCTGGAGCATAACCACACCTATATACAATG gCTTTTTCCATTGAGAGAACAAGGCTTGAATTTTCATGCCCAAGAACTAGCTCAAGATGAGATCAAG GAATTTCAAAATACCAGGGAAGCCAAAAGACGCTTTCTTCTGGCATACACTGTGATGCTGGATTTCTTTGGAATTAAGCTCCTGGACAAGAATGGAAATGTGGCTCGTGCTGCAAACTGGCAGGACAGGTTTCAGCACTTGAATGAGTAA